The sequence CAATTCACTGACGGAGTGGTACCAGGACTGGCGGACGTCCGAGAAGGAAGAGCTCGCCGTGAAGATCACCGAGCGTACGCCGGATGCCTGGGATGCCGCACTGGCGAACGTGACAGCTCCGCTGCGGAAGCTGACGCCGGCCGTGAACTCCTCCGTCTTCACATACGAATGCGCGGAAATCGAAAACCGGGTGCGCCCGCTCATGCCGTTCGAGTATGAGTGGAAGCCGCTGTTCAATCTGTATTATCGCCTGCACCTTCTCGACGCTGCCTGGGCCTATATTTCGGACGTGCTGGATGCGGGCCATTCGCAGCATGCCTATGGCACGTGGCAGGTGACGACATGGCTGAACGATCAGATCGCCGATATCGAACGCCTTGCCGGTACGTTCGGCAGCAAACCGAAACTGTTCGAGACCGATCCGTTCATGAACCGTCTGAAGACCTTAGTCTACTCGGTCTGTGTCCGGCACAGCGGCCAGTTCGCATACCGCTTCCGTATTTACGAAGCGGTCTGGGGCCAGCTGTTTTCCGGCCGCGATGAACGCGAAGAGGAAAAACGCCGGCTTGCGGAAGATGGGTCGGAAGAAGCGAAACTGCTTTCGATGTACTTTGCGATCATCGAAGGGCGCGGGGATATCCTGGAAGGAGCGCTCTCCGCCGAACAGGCACCTGATTTCGGCAGCTGGATGATGCTTGCGAAATTCGCCAGGGAGTCGGCACTCATGCCGACGGCCGGCGCGATCGCCCGGGGACTGTATCCGTCGGTCGGCTCTTACTTCAGCCGGCAGACGAGCCGCAGTGAACAACTGGCCGCCGCCCAGCAGATCGACGCACTGCTCGACAGCGGTGATTTCACCGATGAAGAATATGAAACGGTCTATTCGATGTACGGCAAGATCGGCATCAGCCGCTATTCGCGTTTCCTCGCCGAACGGGAGCGCTACATGGAGTGGGCCGCCCTGCTGCATCGGTTCGCCGTACCGTTCGACAGTGTGGATGCGGAAGAGATGAAGGAAGTACTGGCCCATCAGCCCGATGCCGCCATGCCGCTGCTGCATGACTACGCCCAGCAGTTCATCGCCGATAAGAACCGGATGAGCTACCGCCGGGCCGTCAAATTGTTCAAACGGATGCGGACCGCCTGCAAACGAAGCGGACGGAACGATTTCTGGAACCGCTACATCCGCTCCGTACGCGAGAAACACCGGCGTCTCCGGGCACTGGTCGAAGAAATGGAAAGGGGGAATCTGGAATTATGAATCCAGCCAATCCGCTCGTCCGCACGCTGCATCTGACAGTCCAGCCGACGGACCGCGAAAATTTCGCCGTGGCAGCTGCCGATGATTATGGCACAGCACTTCCTGCTGATCGTCTTGTGTCATTCCTCTTCTTCAATGATGAATCAACACTCTTCGGTCTGTCGGTGCCGGTCGAGGAAAACTCCGTTATCCTGCGTCCCCACGAATGGGTCCAGGCGCTCGGCGCAGGACGCCACCCGTTCGTTTCGTATGCCGGCAGCACGGAACACGACGCGGACCAGCTGAAGACTGCAGAAGAGGCGGCTGCGTTATGGCAGTCCGCGGATCTGTTTTCGTACATCCAGCCCGATGCCGACGAGGTCATCCATCTCGCCGGCGAGGCTGCAGGCCTGTCTGACGGTGCTGCCGGCCTGCTGAAGCAGGCGGTCATCAGCAAGTTCAAAGCGCTCGGCGTCGGACCCGATTCCGTCACTGCCCTGCTGCCGCATTTGAAGACCTATGGCTGGCCGGGGGAGGCACGGACCGATCTGCCTGTCCGCTGTGCACTCCGGCTGACGGAACCTGATGCCGACCGGACCGTGGACTGGCTGCTCGAGACGGTCCTGCTGAACGAGCGCGGTACCCAATGGATACCGGCGAAGTCGAAGCGCAATGCACCGATTGCGGATGCATTGCCTGCCAAATGGAAGACCTATGCGGATGCGCTCGAGGAGCAGCAGTCCGAAATGATGTCATTCCTCCAGTCCGCGGCTCCTGAAGCGGACGGCAGCTTCCTCCATATGCCGATGAGCGATCCGGAAGTGCGGCTGTTCATCCAGCATGATCTGCCGCTGTTCCAGTCGTTCGGGTTCACAGTGCTGCTGCCGGCTTGGCTGAAAACTGTGACGGATACGAAACTGAAGATCCGGACCGACGCCGGCATCCAGTCCTACCGATCCGCAGCCGGGCTCGATGAAGTGCTGTCGTTCAATTGGAACTTCTCCCTCGGCGGCCAGATGATCGACCGGGATGCGTTCCAGCGGATGGTGGACGAAAACCGCGAGTTCATCCGCACGGGGGACGAGTGGTTCCATATCGATCCCGCCTGGCTGAAGCGTATCCGGGAACTGATGGAACAGGCGGATGAAGGCGAATGGACCGTGAAGGATCTGCTGTTCCAAGAGCTTCCCGAGGAGATCGTGCCAATCGAGGAGGAGATGGAGGAAGAAGATCCGCTTCTCGCGTTCACCATGCAGCAGTCACTCCGGGAATACGTCGATCAGATCATGGACAAAAAGGGACTGCCGGAGGTTACGATCCCTGCCAGTCTGCAGACGGAACTGCGGCCGTACCAGCATGAAGGCTTCAACTGGCTCATGTTCATGCGGAAGAACAAGTTCGGCGCATGCCTCGCGGATGATATGGGGCTCGGCAAGACAGTGCAGCTCATCAGCTACCTGCTCGCCGTCCACGAACAGGCTGATACAGGGGCTCCGTCGCTCATCATCTGCCCGACGAGCGTACTCGGCAACTGGCAGAAGGAGCTTGAGAAATTCGCTCCTTCCCTGAAGGCGTCAATCCATTACGGACCGGGCCGCCTGCGGGAAGAGCAGTTCGCGCAATCGATGGAAGCCGAGCAGCCCGACGTCGTACTGACGACTTACGGGACCGCGACACAGGACAGCGACTTCCTGACAACATTCCCGTTTGCGAGTATCACACTCGATGAAGCACAGAACATCAAGAATATGCAGACGAAGCAGTCGCGGGCGATCCGGAAGCTGCAGGGCGGCCACCATATCGCCCTGACCGGAACACCGATCGAAAATCGCCTGGCGGAACTGTGGGCGATCTTCGACTTCATCCACCGCGGATACTTCGGCAGTTTCCGGCGCTTCACGGATGACTATATCATTCCGATCGAGCGGGATGATGATGATCGGACGAAACGCCGGCTGCGGTCGAAGATCCACCCGTTCCTGCTGCGGCGGACGAAGAACGATCCGGACCTGCAGCTGAACCTGCCGAAGAAGCTCGAACAGAACGAATACGTGCCGCTCACCGCAGAACAGGCGGCGCTGTATGAGAGTTTCATAGAGGAGACGAAGTTCAAGCTCCAGACGCTCTCCGGCTTCGAACGCAAGGGGCTCATCCTGAAGATGCTGAGCCGTCTGAAGCAGCTGTGCAACCATCCGGCGCTGTTCCTGAAAGAACCGTATACGACGGCAGACCGGATGCTCGTGCGTTCCGACAAGCTGGAACGGCTCGTGAAGCTGGCGGCGGAGATCGCCCAGAACGGCGAGCAGTGCCTGATCTTCACCCAGTATATCGGCATGGGCCAGCTGATCCGGCAGTGCCTGTCCGACCTGTATGACTTCGATGTACCGTTCCTGACGGGCAGTATGCCGAAAGGGCAGCGGGACGCTCTGGTGGAGGCATTCCAGAGAGGTGAATTCCCGATATTCATCCTCTCGCTGAAGGCGGGCGGTACGGGGCTGAACCTGACGGCTGCGAACCATGTGCTGCACGCGGACCGCTGGTGGAACCCGGCGGTCGAAAACCAGGCGACCGACCGGGCGTACCGGATCGGGCAGGAAAAGTTCGTGCACGTCCATAAGTTCGTGACGATCGGGACGATCGAGGAGAAAATAGATAAGATGCTGGAAGAAAAAGCGGCATTATCCGCGGACCTCATCCAGTCGAGCCAGTGGCTGACTGAGCTGTCCGATACGGAACTCGATGACCTGCTGACGTTCGGCTGACCCTGCATGGAAACAGACGCAAATCGCTCCGGCGGTTTGCGTTTTTCCGTCTAGACGCGGGTCAGCCGTTTCATATGTATGACACGGAGTGTTTTCGTCCGTTCCAGCTGTTCAAGCTGTTCCATCCGTTCGTTCAAGTTCGCGACCATGCGGATCAGCTGGCCGATCTGCAGTTCCATCCGATACATGAGCTGCTGCTGTGCGTCCATCATTCCATCCCCCTTTTTTTCATCAGCAGCGCCGCAGTGGAGCGGGAAGCGGTCTCCCGCCGGCTGCGGCCGCCCTGCTGATACTATGGCGTTCAGTCGTCTCCTCGTTATAGCTAACATGTACATGCACCGCTGCAGGTCTGCCTGAGATGGATCCGCCTGCAGGCGGCGTACGCCGGGATGCTCCCCCGAATATCCCGGCCGTTTGGTACTCCCCTCTGTCCGGCAGGTCTTTCAGCCGGACAGGTTAAGCGGTTCCTCCACCCGGATCGGCGCCCGGTGCTGTCCCTCCTTCCTGTCTGCACGTTTCTGCGCCTATGTATGTCCGCAGGCTCAGTAAATCGGCAGTGCCTCGGATTCCGGCTTGGACGGCGGCAGCTCGAAGTGCGCTGATGCCGCTTCGCGTTCCGTCTCGGCGGACGGGCTGCCCGCCGCGGCAGACTGATGATCCGCTGATGCCGGTTTCTTCGTCTGGATGAATCGCACATCCTCTCCGATGATCTCCGTCACGTAGGCGCGTGTCCGGTCTTGCCGCTCATACGTCCGTGTCTGGATGCGCCCGCTGATACCGATAAGCGATCCTTTACCGCAGTGCCTGGCCGTGCTCTCCGCAGTCTTGCCCCAGATCGAGCAAAGGATGAAGTCGGCATCGATCTCTCCCTGCTGGTTCTTGAAGCTCCTGTTCACAGCCAGCGTGAAGCTGGCCTGCGCTCTCCGATCCCCGACCATGCGGAGTTCCGG comes from Sporosarcina trichiuri and encodes:
- a CDS encoding DEAD/DEAH box helicase; this encodes MNPANPLVRTLHLTVQPTDRENFAVAAADDYGTALPADRLVSFLFFNDESTLFGLSVPVEENSVILRPHEWVQALGAGRHPFVSYAGSTEHDADQLKTAEEAAALWQSADLFSYIQPDADEVIHLAGEAAGLSDGAAGLLKQAVISKFKALGVGPDSVTALLPHLKTYGWPGEARTDLPVRCALRLTEPDADRTVDWLLETVLLNERGTQWIPAKSKRNAPIADALPAKWKTYADALEEQQSEMMSFLQSAAPEADGSFLHMPMSDPEVRLFIQHDLPLFQSFGFTVLLPAWLKTVTDTKLKIRTDAGIQSYRSAAGLDEVLSFNWNFSLGGQMIDRDAFQRMVDENREFIRTGDEWFHIDPAWLKRIRELMEQADEGEWTVKDLLFQELPEEIVPIEEEMEEEDPLLAFTMQQSLREYVDQIMDKKGLPEVTIPASLQTELRPYQHEGFNWLMFMRKNKFGACLADDMGLGKTVQLISYLLAVHEQADTGAPSLIICPTSVLGNWQKELEKFAPSLKASIHYGPGRLREEQFAQSMEAEQPDVVLTTYGTATQDSDFLTTFPFASITLDEAQNIKNMQTKQSRAIRKLQGGHHIALTGTPIENRLAELWAIFDFIHRGYFGSFRRFTDDYIIPIERDDDDRTKRRLRSKIHPFLLRRTKNDPDLQLNLPKKLEQNEYVPLTAEQAALYESFIEETKFKLQTLSGFERKGLILKMLSRLKQLCNHPALFLKEPYTTADRMLVRSDKLERLVKLAAEIAQNGEQCLIFTQYIGMGQLIRQCLSDLYDFDVPFLTGSMPKGQRDALVEAFQRGEFPIFILSLKAGGTGLNLTAANHVLHADRWWNPAVENQATDRAYRIGQEKFVHVHKFVTIGTIEEKIDKMLEEKAALSADLIQSSQWLTELSDTELDDLLTFG
- a CDS encoding single-stranded DNA-binding protein, with amino-acid sequence MNHVALVGRLTKDPELRMVGDRRAQASFTLAVNRSFKNQQGEIDADFILCSIWGKTAESTARHCGKGSLIGISGRIQTRTYERQDRTRAYVTEIIGEDVRFIQTKKPASADHQSAAAGSPSAETEREAASAHFELPPSKPESEALPIY